Within the Rhizobium grahamii genome, the region CTGGCAAACAGGTAGAGCGCTTCGGTGGTAACGCGGCTGCGCGCGATTGCCGGACCCCAGAGAATGCTGCCGATCTCAATGACGCCATGGGCCGCGTCGATCCGCATCAGCGCCTGCCGGCCCTCGGCGCGACCCGTCTTCTTGTCGATGACCGCGAAGAACATCGGATCCGGCGAAACGGCGGCCTTTTCCAGCCATGTCGTGAAGGCGGCCATATCGGCTGGCGCGTCCTCGAAAAGATAGCGGAAACGATCGTCCGCGCCCGGTTGCTGGGCGGAGGCAAACAGATCGGCCCCATGCTTGGCGACATCGAGCGGTTCCAGCCGCGTGTAACGGCCTTCGATGACGATCCGATCGGGGCGTGCGACGCCATTCCAGTGCGAGAGTTCCATGGTCATTCCTCATCAGGTGCTCGGCAGCGCAAGCGCGCTGCGCCAGTTTCACCACCAACTCCTCTCTGCTACAGAAGAGGTATGCTATCCACGTCCACTTTATCTATTTCAGGCATACCACTTTGAAAGCTGCAAGCTCAAACAATACCCCTGCGTGGCTATCCCTGGATCGTGATGCGGGCGATCTTGAGGGGCAGGTCTATCGCGGCATCAGGGATCGCATCCTCAGCGGACAGATCGGACCGGGACACCGCGTGCCCTCGACGCGCGCTCTGGCGTCGTCGCTCGGCATTGCGCGTTCAACCGTTGTCGGCGCCTATGAACGGCTGAAAGCCGACGGCTTCCTTGAGGCGGCAACTGGCTCAGGTTGTCGCGTCGCCGCGCTCTCCATGTCGGCCGTCACGCCACCCCGCGAAAGACCGGCGTCTGCTTCGGCGGCTGCCCCGCAATCCCATCCCATGATGCTCGAGCCCGGTGT harbors:
- a CDS encoding GNAT family N-acetyltransferase — encoded protein: MELSHWNGVARPDRIVIEGRYTRLEPLDVAKHGADLFASAQQPGADDRFRYLFEDAPADMAAFTTWLEKAAVSPDPMFFAVIDKKTGRAEGRQALMRIDAAHGVIEIGSILWGPAIARSRVTTEALYLFASLAFDTLGYRRFEWKCNNLNEPSKRAALRFGFSFEGVFRQHMVAKGKNRDTAWFAIIDADWPRLKAAYEAWLNPDNFDAAGQQKTKLRFD
- a CDS encoding GntR family transcriptional regulator — translated: MKAASSNNTPAWLSLDRDAGDLEGQVYRGIRDRILSGQIGPGHRVPSTRALASSLGIARSTVVGAYERLKADGFLEAATGSGCRVAALSMSAVTPPRERPASASAAAPQSHPMMLEPGVPDLEDFPRGPGPDTSAVAREI